A genomic window from Methanophagales archaeon includes:
- a CDS encoding ADP-ribosylglycohydrolase family protein has product MKEILRSKFRGALIGSAVGDALGAPVEGCTMEEVSLAYENGWELKSGHYTDDTEMMIGVAESLIERGGFDGADMARKFIQNYHAWRHYGPGTRVVFELLAAGVSWEEASKRVFYGKGSYGNGAAMRIAPIGLFYHDDVDTLWDIAYKASHITHSHVLGKEGAAIQAYSVALALCGQREGMLTYLGARIKEGIYRDKISKIEQLMDADRELLIEELGNGEAAFNSVPTAIYSFLRFHTFSDSVIYAVSLGGDTDTIGAMTGAISGAYYGEEAIPPEWLSALAQNESRKGLRYIGWLGDELYRIKFNIC; this is encoded by the coding sequence ATGAAAGAGATATTGAGGTCAAAATTCAGGGGTGCGCTGATAGGTAGTGCTGTGGGAGACGCATTGGGCGCACCGGTAGAGGGCTGTACAATGGAAGAGGTCAGTTTGGCTTATGAGAACGGTTGGGAGTTGAAATCGGGGCACTATACTGATGATACAGAGATGATGATAGGGGTTGCGGAATCATTGATAGAGAGGGGGGGCTTTGATGGTGCTGATATGGCGCGTAAGTTCATACAGAATTATCATGCCTGGAGACATTACGGACCTGGAACAAGGGTGGTTTTTGAACTACTCGCAGCAGGAGTGAGTTGGGAAGAGGCATCAAAGAGGGTATTCTATGGAAAAGGCTCGTATGGTAATGGAGCCGCGATGCGAATCGCGCCCATCGGGCTATTTTATCATGATGATGTAGATACGCTATGGGATATAGCATATAAAGCAAGCCATATAACACATTCCCATGTGCTTGGTAAAGAAGGTGCAGCTATCCAGGCTTATTCCGTCGCTCTTGCACTTTGTGGGCAGAGAGAGGGGATGTTAACCTATCTTGGAGCGCGAATAAAGGAAGGGATATACAGGGATAAGATATCAAAGATAGAACAGCTCATGGATGCGGATAGAGAATTGTTGATAGAGGAATTGGGCAATGGAGAAGCAGCATTTAATTCTGTTCCCACAGCTATTTACTCATTTTTACGTTTCCATACCTTCTCTGATTCTGTTATCTATGCAGTTAGTTTGGGAGGGGATACCGACACCATAGGGGCAATGACAGGCGCGATAAGCGGTGCTTATTACGGTGAAGAGGCGATACCTCCAGAATGGTTGAGTGCGCTTGCACAGAATGAGAGCAGGAAGGGGCTGCGTTATATAGGGTGGTTAGGGGATGAGTTATATCGTATCAAGTTTAATATCTGTTGA
- a CDS encoding RNA-protein complex protein Nop10 yields MKSRIRKCDICGEYTLKEVCARCGVPTRNPLPPRFSPKDPYGKYRRMMRYGRDRSA; encoded by the coding sequence ATGAAATCAAGGATAAGGAAATGTGATATATGTGGGGAATACACATTGAAAGAGGTATGTGCGAGGTGTGGTGTTCCGACGAGGAACCCATTGCCTCCCAGGTTCTCCCCCAAGGATCCGTATGGTAAATATAGGAGGATGATGCGATATGGAAGAGATAGAAGTGCATGA
- a CDS encoding proteasome assembly chaperone family protein: protein MEEIEVHELKRVKMKEPILIEGLPGVGNVGKLVAEHIIHELHAELIIEIYSWHFPPQVLVNNDGTVRLCKNEIYACKSGKHNLLILTGDQQSVTNEGHYLIAERLLELAQQYAVSRIYTLGGYGIGQLVERQVVLGAANEPELVEEMKRYGVEFREEEPGGSIVGASGLLLGLGKMRGFPAVCLLGLTSGYLVDPKSAQAVLKILCQALDLEIDMQALEDRAEEMERVVERLKEMEQAQIPKRREEELGYIR from the coding sequence ATGGAAGAGATAGAAGTGCATGAACTGAAGAGGGTGAAGATGAAGGAGCCGATATTAATAGAGGGGCTCCCGGGTGTAGGAAATGTGGGTAAATTGGTGGCTGAGCATATAATCCATGAGTTGCATGCCGAGCTCATCATTGAGATATATTCATGGCATTTCCCACCACAGGTGCTCGTAAATAACGATGGTACCGTTCGTCTGTGCAAGAATGAGATATATGCGTGCAAATCAGGGAAGCATAACCTGCTGATCCTCACCGGTGACCAGCAAAGTGTTACGAACGAGGGACATTATCTCATTGCCGAACGGCTGCTTGAGCTCGCGCAGCAGTATGCTGTATCCCGTATATATACGCTGGGGGGATATGGAATAGGTCAACTGGTGGAGCGTCAGGTGGTACTGGGAGCAGCGAATGAGCCTGAACTGGTAGAGGAGATGAAGAGATACGGTGTGGAATTTAGAGAAGAGGAGCCAGGAGGTAGCATTGTTGGCGCTTCTGGACTTCTCCTGGGTCTTGGTAAGATGAGAGGTTTCCCGGCTGTATGCTTGCTCGGACTCACATCCGGTTATCTTGTGGACCCAAAGAGCGCTCAGGCGGTGCTAAAAATTCTCTGTCAGGCATTAGACCTTGAAATAGACATGCAAGCTCTTGAAGACCGCGCGGAAGAGATGGAAAGAGTGGTTGAGCGGTTGAAGGAGATGGAGCAGGCGCAGATACCAAAGCGAAGAGAAGAGGAACTGGGGTATATTAGATAG